Proteins from a genomic interval of Bombus affinis isolate iyBomAffi1 chromosome 18, iyBomAffi1.2, whole genome shotgun sequence:
- the LOC126926532 gene encoding guanine nucleotide-binding protein subunit gamma-1: MDMVTTNLQQQRQITEQLRREAALKRITVSKAVEDIMKYITEHEQEDYLLVGFSSQKSNPFRERSYCTIF, translated from the coding sequence ATGGATATGGTGACCACCAATTTACAACAACAACGGCAAATTACGGAGCAGCTACGACGCGAAGCTGCTTTAAAACGAATCACAGTTAGCAAAGCTGTTGAAGATATCATGAAATACATTACAGAACACGAGCAAGAAGATTATCTTTTGGTTGGTTTTTCATCACAGAAATCGAATCCCTTTCGTGAAAGAAGTTACTGTACCATTTTTTAA
- the LOC126926517 gene encoding T-complex protein 1 subunit theta produces MALHVPKAPGMAQMLKEGARYFSGLEEAVYGNITACKQFAQTVRTAYGPNGMNKMIINHIEKLFITNDAATIINELEVEHPAAKLLVLASKMQEAEVGDGTNFVIIFAGALLEAAEELLRLGITTSEIVEGYEASLEKALQILPTLVCYEVKDYQDEKQIKLGIKTAIMSKQYGNEEPLTSLVAQACVSILPKKSTFNVDNVRVCKILGSGISSSEVVQGMVFKRQVEGDVTRKDNTKIAVYTCAIDVIQTETKGTVLIKTADELMKFSRGEESLLESQIKAIADSGATVIVSGGKFGDMALHYMNKYNIMAVRIPSKFDVRRLCKTVGATALPKLIPPSKEELGYADSVYIDEVGDTIVVKFAINGKDSRVSTILIRGSTENYMDDIERAIDDGVNTFKGITRDGRFVPGAGATEIELAAQLSTYADTLPGLEQYAVRKFATALEIFPKTLAENSGSHASELLSKLYAAHKEDKKNYGFDIDQKAGLIDTVEAGILDLFLTKQWGLKYAVGVACTVLKVNQIIMAKRAGGPKVPGGGIRDDDE; encoded by the exons atgGCTTTGCATGTACCAAAAGCACCGGGCATGGCCCAAATGCTCAAAGAAGGTGCCCGC TATTTCTCAGGTTTGGAAGAAGCAGTATATGGAAATATAACAGCATGTAAGCAGTTTGCACAAACTGTAAGGACTGCTTATGGTCCAAATGGCATGAATAAAATGATAATTAATCATATAGAGAAATTGTTTATCACAAATGATGCTGCAACAATTATTAATGAATTAGAAGTTGAACACCCAGCTGCTAAATTGTTAGTTCTAGCATCAAAAATGCAAGAAGCAGAAGTCGGTGATGGTACcaattttgtaataatttttgcTGGAGCACTTCTTGAAGCTGCAGAAGAACTACTTCGTTtg GGAATTACTACATCTGAAATAGTTGAAGGATATGAAGCTTCCTTGGAAAAAGCTTTGCAAATATTACCAACATTAGTCTGCTATGAAGTAAAAGATTATCAAgatgaaaaacaaataaaactgGGAATTAAGACAGCTATTATGAGTAAGCAATATGGAAATGAAGAACCTCTTACTTCTCTTGTTGCACAAGCTTGTGTTTCTATTTTACCAAAAAAATCTACTTTTAATGTGGATAATGTACGTGTTTGTAAAATATTGGGAAGTGGTATATCTAGTTCTGAAGTTGTACAGGGAATGGTATTTAAGAGGCAAGTTGAAGGAGACGTTACAAGAAAAGATAATACCAAAATTGCTGTCTATACTTGTGCTATAGACGTTATACAAACTGAAACAAAAGGAACAGTATTGATAAAAACAGCAGATGAACTGATGAAATTCTCTAGAGGAGAGGAATCCTTATTAGAATCTCAAATAAAAGCAATTGCTGATAGTGGAGCTACTGTGATTGTTTCAGGAGGAAAGTTTGGAGATATGGCTTTACACTACATgaacaaatataatataatggctGTTCGTATACCTAGCAAATTTGATGTTAGGAGATTATGTAAAACTGTTGGTGCTACTGCACTTCCAAAATTG ATTCCACCATCGAAAGAAGAATTAGGGTATGCAGATTCAGTATATATCGACGAAGTTGGAGACACTATAGTAGTAAAGTTTGCAATAAATGGCAAAGATAGTCGAGTTAGTACTATACTTATTCGGGGATCCACAGAAAATTATATGGATGATATTGAACGGGCTATTGATGATGGAGTCAATACATTTAAAGGAATAACAAGAGATGGGAGATTTGTTCCAGGAGCAGGTGCTACAGAAATTGAACTTGCCGCACAACTCAGTACATACGCAGATACTTTACCAGGTTTAGAACAGTACGCAGTACGCAAATTTGCAACAGCTTTGGAAATTTTCCCAAAAACCTTAGCGGAAAATAGTGGAAGTCATGCATCTGAACTTCTATCCAAACTTTATGCTGCACATAAGGAAGACAAAAAGAATTATGGTTTTGACATTGAT CAAAAAGCAGGTCTTATAGATACAGTGGAAGCTGGAATTTTGGATTTGTTCTTAACAAAACAATGGGGTTTAAAATATGCTGTTGGGGTTGCGTGTACTGTACTTAAAGTCAATCAGATTATAATGGCAAAACGTGCAGGAGGACCAAAAGTACCAGGCGGTGGTATTCGCGACGATGACGAGTGA
- the LOC126926527 gene encoding putative hydroxypyruvate isomerase — MSLKFASNLSFMFTEAPSIIERYKLAKEAGFRAVESGFPFGFSIKDVSEAQKNAHVEQILINVFTGDVSKGELGFAAIPGEEENFKKSIDLTIEYAKALNCKRIHIMSGKINKVTAVNDDVYVKNLSYALQKFEKEGIVGLIEPINNITVPNYYMNSFQKGLDVIKKINKPNLKLQLDIFHLQHICGNITKNIKELLPYIGHVQIAQVPDRHEPDTSGEIDYEYVLSILEKEGYDGYIGLEYCPKSSSVDGLSWIQKYGYEL, encoded by the exons ATGAGCCTTAAATTTGCTTCCAACTTATCCTTTATGTTCACAGAGGCACCATCTAtcattgaaagatataaattggCAAAAGAAGCTGGTTTTAGAGCAGTAGAAAGTGGATTTCCTTTTGGGTTTTCCATTAAAGATGTATCAGAAGCTCAAAAAAATGCACATGTTGAACAAATTCTTATAAACGTGTTTACAG GTGATGTTTCAAAAGGAGAGTTAGGATTTGCAGCGATACCTggagaagaagaaaactttaaaaAAAGCATTGATTTAACAATAGAATATGCAAAAGCATTAAATTGTAAACG AATTCATATTATGTCAGgcaaaataaataaagtaacaGCTGTCAATGATGATGTGTATGTAAAAAATCTTTCATATGCATTGCAAAAGTTTGAAAAAGAGGGAATAGTAGGCCTTATAGAACCTATTAATAATATCACCGTACCAAATTATTATATGAATAGTTTCCAGAAAG GTTTAGATGTGATAAAGAAGATAAATAAGCCAAATTTAAAATTACAACTTGATATCTTTCACTTACAACATATTTGTGGCAATATTACAAAAAACATCAAGGAACTTCTACCATACATTG GTCATGTACAAATTGCTCAAGTACCAGATAGACATGAACCTGATACTTCTGGGGAAATAGATTATGAATATGTTCTTTCGATTTTAGAAAAAGAAGGATATGATGGATATATAGGTTTAGAATATTGTCCAAAATCATCATCAGTAGATGGATTAAGTTGGATACAAAAATACGGttatgaattataa